One window of Flavobacterium ammonificans genomic DNA carries:
- a CDS encoding type IX secretion system membrane protein PorP/SprF, with protein MKKLFSLVVLMSLSVWGQQEPQYTQYMFNPTVINPAYAGSMDYGTIFSMYRAQWLGLEGAPRTLNLAYHQPIENSRIGVGVNLLHDQIGPTNTTFASVDVSYTIVFANESRLAFGVKAAGELFAIDNQKLNNYNPEDPFLQLNMINQFSPNVGVGLYYYKQNSYLGLSVPRLLETRFVDAIAFSNTKRKQHFYFVGGKVYNLMYNLKFKPAFVTKVVAGAPLQVDLTTNFLYNERLTFGLAYRWSAAVSALVGFRVNDRLSIGYGYDRETTRLSNFNSGSHELFLQFDLLRNGQTVETTRFF; from the coding sequence ATGAAGAAACTATTTAGTTTAGTAGTACTAATGAGTCTGAGTGTTTGGGGCCAACAAGAGCCTCAATACACCCAGTATATGTTCAACCCCACGGTAATTAATCCCGCTTATGCAGGATCGATGGATTATGGAACTATTTTCAGTATGTACCGCGCACAGTGGCTAGGTCTCGAAGGAGCACCACGCACTTTAAATTTAGCCTATCACCAACCCATCGAGAATAGTAGAATAGGAGTAGGAGTGAACCTACTGCACGATCAGATAGGACCTACTAATACTACTTTTGCCTCAGTGGATGTTTCCTACACGATTGTTTTCGCTAATGAAAGCCGCTTGGCTTTTGGGGTTAAAGCCGCAGGAGAGCTTTTTGCCATAGACAACCAAAAGTTAAACAATTACAATCCAGAAGACCCGTTTTTACAGCTCAATATGATCAATCAATTCTCTCCTAATGTTGGAGTAGGGTTGTATTATTATAAACAGAATAGTTATTTAGGATTATCCGTTCCAAGATTACTAGAAACCCGATTTGTAGACGCTATCGCTTTTTCAAACACAAAGCGCAAGCAACATTTCTATTTTGTTGGAGGGAAAGTCTACAACTTGATGTACAATCTAAAATTCAAACCGGCTTTTGTTACTAAAGTAGTGGCAGGTGCTCCTTTACAAGTAGATTTAACCACCAATTTTCTCTACAATGAGCGCTTGACATTTGGTCTAGCCTATAGATGGAGCGCAGCCGTATCGGCCTTGGTTGGATTTAGAGTAAATGACAGATTATCGATTGGCTATGGTTACGATCGAGAAACCACAAGATTGTCCAATTTTAATTCAGGCTCACACGAACTATTTTTACAGTTTGATTTGTTGAGAAATGGTCAAACAGTAGAAACCACACGATTCTTTTAA
- a CDS encoding OmpA family protein, with translation MKKQLILVLLFPIIALAQQPLRRADAKFEQESYISAIKIYEHLAKKGKGTAEIYEKLGDANYFNANYVEAQKWYEKRYAFNAPFPEGFLYRYSQSLKSAAMQEEAQKVMAEYAREKPTELRVRNQTPTLRAQNSIKKGSDIFSITNLNINSKYSDFSSTFKADTLLFASARPRIIANQIYQRTGQVFTNLYYSVKSNDTTNTYSEPQLFSKKVFSVYHEATPIFTKDGKTIYYTQNELRENNKRKLTNGLNKIYKAINENGKWIDQGVLDIFALDSIRVAHPALSADESSLYFASDAKGGYGQSDLYKIDLYPDGTIGNPVNLGSAINTEARESYPFVTQDNILLFASDGRLGMGGYDIYAVDLNTPNALPVHLGEPINSPFDDFAINWDRTTNQGVLSSNRPGGKGDDDLYAFKNTGAPFVFEYLTTIKGRVMDLNGSNPVEYAALVLLDKDNNEVARTLADENGNFTFENVKSNAMYTIQGSKEMYSTAGVEVIARLYGDNISKDIRLKKDVYEIAPGLDLANVFEITQIYFDLDKSNIRKDAIAPLEKIVEAMIEYPEIKIEIGSHTDSRQHRKYNKLLSQRRADATMAYLIKRGIAPERLTAKGYGESQLVNQCADGIICTEAEHQQNRRSTFVIVE, from the coding sequence ATGAAAAAGCAGCTAATCCTAGTATTGTTATTCCCCATAATCGCCTTGGCGCAACAACCCTTGCGAAGAGCCGATGCTAAATTTGAGCAAGAATCCTATATCTCAGCTATTAAGATTTACGAGCATTTAGCCAAGAAAGGCAAAGGAACTGCTGAGATCTATGAAAAATTAGGCGATGCCAATTACTTCAATGCCAATTATGTTGAGGCTCAAAAATGGTATGAGAAACGCTATGCATTCAATGCGCCTTTTCCAGAAGGTTTTTTATACCGCTATAGCCAATCTCTTAAGTCGGCAGCAATGCAAGAAGAAGCCCAAAAGGTAATGGCAGAGTATGCCAGGGAAAAACCCACAGAACTACGAGTTAGAAACCAAACCCCAACACTCAGAGCACAGAATAGTATCAAGAAAGGATCTGATATTTTTAGCATTACTAATTTGAACATCAACTCGAAGTACTCGGACTTTAGTAGTACTTTCAAAGCAGACACCCTACTCTTTGCAAGTGCGAGACCCAGAATCATCGCCAATCAAATCTACCAAAGAACAGGACAGGTCTTTACTAACTTGTATTACAGTGTAAAGAGTAACGACACTACTAACACCTATAGCGAACCTCAACTATTCTCAAAGAAAGTCTTCTCGGTCTATCACGAGGCAACGCCTATTTTCACTAAGGACGGCAAGACGATCTATTATACTCAGAATGAGCTCAGAGAAAACAACAAAAGAAAACTCACCAACGGTCTGAACAAGATCTACAAGGCCATTAATGAAAACGGCAAATGGATTGATCAAGGCGTATTAGATATCTTTGCTTTAGACAGCATACGGGTGGCCCACCCAGCCTTATCAGCAGATGAAAGCAGCTTGTATTTTGCCTCAGATGCCAAAGGAGGTTATGGCCAATCCGATTTGTATAAAATCGACCTGTATCCCGATGGTACTATTGGCAATCCGGTAAACTTAGGCAGCGCTATCAACACCGAAGCCAGGGAGAGTTATCCATTTGTTACCCAAGACAACATCTTGTTATTTGCTTCAGATGGAAGATTAGGAATGGGAGGATATGATATTTATGCGGTCGATTTAAACACGCCCAATGCCTTGCCGGTTCATCTAGGGGAACCAATTAACAGCCCTTTTGATGATTTTGCAATCAATTGGGATCGCACCACCAACCAAGGGGTACTCAGTAGCAACCGACCAGGAGGCAAAGGAGACGATGATTTATACGCTTTTAAAAACACAGGAGCTCCATTTGTATTTGAATACCTAACTACCATTAAAGGACGTGTAATGGATTTAAATGGTTCGAATCCGGTAGAATATGCAGCCCTTGTGTTGTTAGACAAGGACAACAACGAAGTGGCAAGAACACTAGCCGATGAAAACGGAAACTTTACCTTTGAGAATGTCAAATCCAATGCGATGTACACCATTCAAGGATCCAAGGAAATGTATTCAACGGCAGGGGTAGAAGTTATAGCCAGATTGTATGGAGATAACATCAGCAAAGACATCCGCTTGAAGAAAGATGTCTATGAGATTGCACCGGGCTTGGATTTAGCTAATGTATTTGAGATCACACAAATCTACTTTGATCTAGACAAATCAAACATTAGAAAAGATGCGATAGCACCGCTAGAGAAAATAGTAGAGGCGATGATAGAATACCCAGAGATCAAAATAGAGATTGGGTCACATACGGACAGTCGCCAACACAGAAAGTACAACAAGCTACTCTCACAGAGAAGAGCCGATGCTACCATGGCCTATTTAATCAAACGAGGTATTGCACCAGAGCGATTAACGGCCAAGGGTTATGGCGAGAGTCAATTGGTTAACCAATGTGCCGACGGAATCATATGTACTGAGGCAGAACACCAACAAAACCGAAGAAGTACTTTTGTGATTGTAGAATAA
- a CDS encoding S8 family serine peptidase: MRKRFRLCWILLFFATTLLAQNNPKIAPSFIYLKEQQSNTNVANQSTNNKYSGTITSKKNSSTGITETGFNCIIYTKSPELLLAKGIALESIHPTFSTAWLSLRQLDEVAAFPEVQFIDMPKNFKKNNDIAVAGTGAFLLHSGRLNNTQYKGEGIIVAIIDSGIDWDHPDFRDPLDQTKSRILRIWDQTITAGPGESAPQGFTFGVEYTQAHINNEIDGSPAGFVREKDTDGHGTHVAGTAAGNGAALSPIYSGLAPKSDIVVVKAGNGTFSTSNLIAALDYLKNLATSLSRPIVVNMSLGSQSGAHDGTDPLEVAIDNFTNTAAGRIVVVAAGNENGENIHKQAIVNSNSNVTVDVVVPSITTTQSKEVFQFSAYANDASEIAAVVTAPDGTQVSTFSANGTLVMDGLATVYLSNFIDPGSGDRKIEVEISRTSFSANVTGTWSIKYTNSTNSTITIDGWLDNKGKDYSDAFVVGGDNNYLVAIPGCATKAVTVGSFMAKIDWFGGTSTGFAGYSYTSGTQDDISRFSSVGPRRDNVLKPDITANGQAVVSCLSSDSGLANSSAYNVVNGLYKVEQGTSMATPAVAGCVALLLQMKPNATFTEIKNAITTTATKDSFTGPTANPTWGSGKINIFKAASSFSYCQPLTVTTFNYEQPYNNTQNTGVNLNSSRAAVRFTTTTSGLIGGVYFKTGTSINLTSFSVELRANTNGNPGTLLGTVIKPPTTISKNTWNFIDLSSLAVELTSATDYFIVLVPNSGGTLSLGQEGSNSGRSYFSSDGISWTSSNNFRIRAVAYGLPAPGIPTLTLSSGAGTNIQSLCNAGAITPITFSTTGVTSATVTGLPAGITANWQSNTLTISGTPTETGIFNYVVKITSSCDTATATGTITIGKVPTVASVAIATGNTITINGDHFSVNGTTVTIGGVQALISSVTRTTIIATLPSSNNGGPIVVTNSCNLSSSPFTYPFKAPTNISLSSNFIIQNNSVGATIGSLSATDTDTTDSFTYALVSGTGSTDNGNFRIENNQLKAAVVFSVQTKVSHSIRIKVTDSGGLSFEKTFTITVVTDLDADGVRDDEDQCPNTIAGVKVDFKGCEIFLLPSDNFSALVTATSCVGQKNGTISVSAKNTTFIYNVTINGQTGFQLNAANSFTNQFQNLAPGSYEICISVQGKPNYLQCYNLIVREPSILALTNKVSASAKQVTYNLSGSSSYNVTLNGQTKKYFSNEITLNLEAGQNVISIATDMDCQGKFEQTVFLGDQIIFYPNPVLDYVTLFFPGTDQEVTITTMSLSATTKEVVKCKLDASRMAKLNLSGYASGLYIVRVKGDQFEETIKVIKQ, translated from the coding sequence ATGAGAAAACGTTTTAGGTTGTGTTGGATTCTTCTATTTTTTGCAACCACTTTGTTGGCTCAAAATAATCCAAAAATAGCGCCATCTTTTATCTATTTGAAAGAACAACAAAGTAATACTAATGTAGCGAATCAATCCACTAACAATAAGTATTCTGGCACAATTACTTCAAAGAAAAATTCTAGCACAGGTATTACAGAGACCGGATTTAATTGTATTATTTATACTAAGTCTCCAGAATTGCTTTTGGCTAAAGGAATTGCTTTAGAGAGTATTCATCCAACATTCTCAACGGCTTGGCTAAGTCTAAGACAACTTGACGAAGTCGCTGCTTTTCCAGAAGTTCAGTTTATTGATATGCCAAAAAATTTCAAAAAAAATAATGATATAGCTGTGGCTGGAACAGGAGCATTTTTATTGCATAGTGGGAGATTAAATAACACACAATATAAGGGAGAAGGAATTATTGTAGCTATAATTGATTCTGGTATAGACTGGGACCATCCTGATTTTAGAGACCCTTTAGATCAAACTAAAAGCCGAATTTTGCGAATTTGGGATCAAACGATAACTGCAGGCCCTGGTGAAAGCGCACCTCAAGGATTTACATTTGGAGTGGAATACACACAAGCTCATATAAATAATGAAATTGACGGATCACCAGCAGGTTTTGTTAGAGAAAAAGACACCGATGGTCATGGAACGCATGTGGCTGGTACTGCCGCGGGAAATGGTGCCGCTTTGAGTCCTATCTACTCGGGATTAGCTCCAAAATCGGATATTGTGGTGGTAAAAGCTGGGAACGGAACTTTTTCAACTTCAAATTTGATTGCAGCCTTAGATTATTTAAAAAATTTAGCGACGAGTTTGTCAAGACCTATCGTAGTTAATATGAGTTTGGGTTCACAGTCTGGAGCTCATGACGGTACTGATCCTCTGGAAGTGGCTATTGATAATTTTACAAATACTGCAGCCGGAAGAATTGTAGTTGTAGCTGCGGGAAATGAAAATGGAGAAAATATACACAAACAAGCCATAGTCAACAGCAATAGTAATGTTACTGTCGATGTAGTAGTGCCAAGTATAACGACGACTCAGTCTAAGGAGGTTTTTCAATTTTCTGCTTATGCTAATGATGCATCAGAAATTGCTGCGGTTGTTACCGCCCCAGATGGAACACAAGTTAGCACTTTTTCGGCTAATGGGACTTTGGTTATGGATGGTTTGGCTACAGTGTATTTGTCAAATTTTATAGACCCAGGAAGTGGAGATAGAAAAATAGAAGTGGAGATTTCAAGAACAAGTTTTTCAGCTAATGTTACCGGAACATGGAGCATCAAATATACCAATTCGACTAATTCAACAATCACGATTGATGGTTGGTTGGACAACAAAGGAAAAGATTATTCTGACGCTTTTGTGGTTGGGGGTGATAACAATTATTTGGTAGCCATTCCGGGTTGTGCTACAAAAGCAGTAACTGTAGGTTCATTTATGGCAAAGATAGATTGGTTTGGAGGCACTTCTACTGGATTTGCAGGATATAGTTATACTTCAGGAACTCAAGATGATATTTCTAGATTCAGCTCTGTTGGTCCGCGAAGAGATAACGTACTTAAACCAGATATTACGGCAAATGGTCAAGCAGTTGTTTCTTGTTTGTCTTCAGATTCTGGATTAGCTAATTCTTCAGCCTATAATGTAGTCAATGGTTTGTATAAAGTAGAACAAGGTACTAGTATGGCCACGCCCGCAGTTGCAGGATGTGTAGCGTTATTACTTCAAATGAAACCGAATGCTACTTTTACAGAAATAAAAAATGCCATAACAACAACTGCAACAAAAGATTCGTTTACAGGACCCACGGCAAATCCGACCTGGGGGAGTGGTAAAATCAATATTTTTAAAGCAGCATCTAGTTTCTCCTACTGCCAACCTTTGACAGTTACTACATTTAATTACGAACAACCCTATAATAATACTCAAAATACAGGAGTTAATTTAAATTCATCTAGAGCAGCAGTTCGATTTACTACTACTACATCTGGTTTAATAGGAGGAGTCTACTTTAAAACGGGCACAAGTATAAATTTAACTAGTTTTTCGGTAGAATTAAGAGCCAATACTAATGGAAATCCAGGAACTTTATTAGGAACTGTTATCAAGCCTCCAACAACCATTTCAAAAAACACTTGGAATTTTATTGATTTGAGTTCTTTAGCAGTTGAATTAACATCTGCAACAGATTATTTCATTGTTTTAGTTCCCAATTCAGGAGGTACTTTATCCCTTGGGCAAGAAGGTTCAAATTCTGGGCGCTCTTATTTTTCTTCGGATGGAATCTCTTGGACTTCTTCTAATAACTTTAGAATTAGAGCCGTGGCATATGGCCTACCAGCTCCAGGAATTCCTACATTAACTCTAAGCTCAGGCGCAGGTACCAATATCCAATCGTTATGTAATGCTGGGGCGATTACCCCAATTACTTTTTCCACTACTGGTGTAACTAGCGCAACTGTGACAGGGCTTCCAGCTGGAATTACTGCTAACTGGCAGTCAAATACTCTTACAATTTCAGGTACTCCAACTGAGACAGGTATTTTTAATTATGTCGTAAAAATAACCTCGTCTTGTGATACCGCAACAGCTACAGGGACAATCACTATCGGAAAAGTCCCAACAGTTGCTAGTGTAGCAATTGCAACAGGCAATACAATTACTATCAATGGGGATCATTTTTCTGTCAATGGAACTACTGTAACAATTGGAGGAGTACAAGCCTTAATTAGTTCGGTTACTAGAACCACAATTATTGCAACACTTCCATCGAGTAATAATGGCGGCCCAATTGTCGTAACCAACTCCTGTAATCTGAGTTCTTCACCCTTTACCTATCCATTTAAGGCTCCAACAAACATTAGTTTAAGTTCTAATTTTATAATTCAAAATAATAGTGTTGGCGCAACAATTGGGTCTTTATCAGCAACCGATACCGACACCACCGATAGTTTTACTTATGCACTAGTAAGTGGTACAGGAAGTACCGACAATGGTAACTTCAGAATAGAAAACAATCAATTAAAAGCAGCAGTAGTTTTTTCAGTTCAAACTAAAGTAAGTCATTCCATTCGAATTAAAGTGACTGATTCTGGAGGATTATCATTTGAAAAAACGTTTACAATTACTGTTGTAACCGACTTAGATGCCGATGGAGTTCGAGATGATGAAGATCAGTGTCCTAATACTATTGCTGGAGTTAAAGTAGATTTTAAAGGATGCGAAATATTCCTTTTACCTTCGGATAACTTCTCGGCTTTGGTAACTGCAACATCTTGTGTGGGACAAAAAAACGGAACGATTAGTGTGAGCGCTAAGAACACAACCTTCATATATAATGTTACGATTAATGGACAAACAGGATTCCAATTGAATGCGGCCAATAGTTTTACCAATCAATTTCAAAACTTAGCACCTGGAAGCTATGAAATTTGTATTAGTGTTCAAGGAAAGCCTAACTATTTACAGTGTTATAACTTAATAGTAAGAGAACCAAGTATTTTAGCCCTGACAAATAAAGTAAGTGCATCAGCTAAGCAAGTTACCTATAACCTAAGTGGTTCATCTAGCTACAATGTCACATTGAACGGACAAACTAAAAAGTATTTTTCTAACGAAATTACCTTAAACCTGGAGGCAGGCCAAAACGTTATTTCTATAGCAACGGACATGGATTGTCAAGGAAAATTTGAACAAACGGTCTTTTTAGGAGACCAAATCATATTTTATCCAAATCCTGTTCTCGATTATGTTACGCTATTTTTTCCAGGGACAGATCAAGAAGTTACCATAACCACTATGAGTCTATCAGCTACAACAAAAGAGGTTGTAAAGTGCAAACTTGACGCCTCAAGAATGGCAAAACTAAACCTAAGTGGTTACGCATCAGGTTTGTATATAGTTCGTGTTAAAGGCGATCAATTTGAGGAAACAATAAAAGTAATTAAACAATAA
- a CDS encoding 3-keto-disaccharide hydrolase, with protein sequence MIVLKPRFYFIGLLSLMALFSDAQNNFQHNVLSPVEEAEGWQLLFDGKSTSGWHLYNEGNIKSAWTVRNGELVCDPTIEKVERGDLISDSVFTNYDFSFEWKISEAGNSGVFINVQEAPEFPTAWTTGPEYQLLDNANMPKDYLIDGKHSAGCVYSLSPLLNQVQPKPAGEWNISRILQQNGVITFWLNGIETGHEDMKTDRWKQLIAGSKLGNFPSFGKAIQGKIAFQDWSKGVALRNIKIKEIK encoded by the coding sequence ATGATCGTCCTAAAACCAAGGTTTTATTTTATTGGATTGCTGAGTCTAATGGCACTATTTTCTGATGCTCAAAATAATTTCCAACACAATGTTTTGAGTCCAGTAGAAGAAGCCGAGGGTTGGCAATTACTTTTTGATGGGAAATCTACTTCTGGCTGGCATTTATATAATGAAGGGAATATCAAGTCCGCATGGACAGTTCGTAATGGCGAATTAGTTTGCGATCCAACTATAGAGAAAGTAGAACGCGGTGATTTGATTTCTGATTCGGTTTTTACCAATTATGATTTTAGTTTTGAATGGAAAATTTCTGAAGCAGGCAATAGCGGGGTTTTTATTAATGTGCAAGAAGCTCCTGAATTTCCCACTGCATGGACAACAGGTCCCGAATACCAATTATTAGACAATGCCAACATGCCTAAAGATTATCTGATTGATGGCAAGCATTCGGCGGGTTGTGTGTACAGTTTGTCACCTTTATTGAATCAAGTTCAGCCGAAACCTGCTGGAGAGTGGAATATTTCAAGAATTCTGCAACAAAACGGCGTCATTACCTTTTGGTTAAATGGCATTGAAACAGGTCACGAAGACATGAAAACCGACCGTTGGAAACAATTAATAGCCGGAAGCAAATTAGGTAATTTCCCTTCTTTTGGAAAGGCAATTCAGGGTAAAATTGCTTTTCAAGATTGGTCAAAAGGAGTAGCCTTGCGCAATATTAAAATTAAAGAAATAAAGTAA
- a CDS encoding amidohydrolase, which yields MKIHYVLPLFLGFSSFVLAQKTDKITANLEAKKEVYSSIAQQIWGFAEMGYQEEKSAALLQETLSAEGFKVTKSVAGIPTAFIAEYGEGLPVIAILGEYDALPGLSQEAVAEKKSAGKAAGHACGHHLFGTASTAAAIEVKNWLKANHKKGTIRFYGCPAEEGGSGKVYLVREGLFKDVDVALHWHPADANDANPGSALANKSAKFRFHGIASHAGMAPEKGRSALDGVEAMNMMVNMMREHIPSDTRIHYVITNGGKAPNVVPDFAEVYYYVRHGNRKMVIDIFDRIAKAAEGAALGTGTKMEYELIGGTHELLPNITLQKMMYSNLVKVGGVTYTEKEKEFGNQIIQSLGIENGDLNKAAIVQPYKNLDPSFGSTDVGDVSFAVPTAGMGSATWVPGTPAHSWQAVAAGGTDIGNKGMMVAAKTIALTAIDLFLHQDQIAKAKAELEEKRGKDFKYTPLLGDRKPALDYRK from the coding sequence ATGAAAATACACTATGTCCTGCCCTTATTTTTAGGGTTCTCAAGTTTTGTTTTGGCTCAAAAAACAGATAAAATCACAGCTAATTTAGAAGCTAAAAAAGAAGTCTATAGTTCAATAGCTCAACAAATTTGGGGCTTTGCCGAAATGGGCTACCAAGAAGAAAAAAGCGCCGCATTGTTACAAGAAACTTTAAGCGCCGAAGGATTTAAGGTTACTAAAAGCGTGGCAGGAATTCCCACCGCTTTTATTGCCGAATATGGAGAAGGACTGCCTGTAATTGCCATTTTAGGAGAATACGACGCCTTACCAGGCTTGTCACAAGAAGCGGTTGCGGAGAAAAAATCGGCCGGAAAAGCCGCAGGACACGCCTGTGGTCATCATTTATTTGGTACCGCTTCTACCGCTGCTGCGATTGAAGTAAAAAATTGGTTAAAAGCCAATCATAAAAAAGGAACCATTCGTTTTTATGGCTGTCCTGCCGAAGAAGGTGGATCGGGAAAAGTATACTTAGTACGCGAAGGTTTGTTTAAAGACGTTGATGTAGCCTTGCATTGGCACCCAGCCGACGCCAATGATGCGAATCCGGGATCGGCTTTGGCTAATAAATCAGCAAAGTTTCGTTTTCACGGAATCGCTTCTCATGCTGGAATGGCTCCAGAAAAAGGACGTTCTGCTTTAGATGGCGTTGAAGCAATGAATATGATGGTGAATATGATGCGCGAACACATACCTTCAGACACCCGCATTCATTATGTGATTACCAATGGTGGGAAGGCGCCTAATGTAGTACCTGATTTTGCGGAAGTCTATTATTATGTACGTCACGGCAATCGAAAAATGGTGATCGATATTTTTGATCGCATCGCTAAAGCTGCTGAAGGAGCTGCGCTAGGTACTGGAACAAAAATGGAGTACGAACTTATAGGAGGAACACACGAATTGTTGCCAAATATCACGCTCCAAAAGATGATGTATTCGAATCTAGTTAAAGTGGGAGGTGTTACATATACTGAAAAAGAAAAAGAATTTGGAAACCAAATCATTCAATCCTTGGGAATTGAAAATGGAGATTTAAATAAAGCAGCAATCGTACAACCTTACAAAAATTTGGATCCAAGTTTTGGATCAACCGATGTAGGCGATGTGAGTTTTGCTGTTCCAACAGCAGGAATGGGAAGCGCCACTTGGGTGCCTGGAACTCCGGCTCATAGTTGGCAAGCGGTGGCTGCAGGCGGAACCGATATTGGCAACAAGGGAATGATGGTCGCAGCCAAAACGATTGCCTTAACTGCTATTGATTTGTTTTTACACCAAGACCAAATTGCAAAAGCCAAAGCTGAATTGGAAGAAAAAAGAGGAAAGGATTTTAAATATACGCCACTTCTAGGCGATCGAAAACCTGCTTTGGATTATAGAAAATAA
- a CDS encoding GNAT family N-acetyltransferase, whose protein sequence is MIREIPIDAVLQLRQKVLWPDKGLDFVRTPNDDCGIHLGIFIEGEWVSCISLFIEENQHAVFRKFATLPDFQNKGYGSQLLHYSFNYLQQLGIITISCSARVEKQSYYQKFGMQPNGYPYLKNGLQYVTMEMNLE, encoded by the coding sequence ATGATTCGAGAAATTCCTATTGATGCAGTATTGCAATTACGTCAAAAAGTACTTTGGCCTGATAAAGGCCTTGATTTTGTTCGTACCCCAAACGACGATTGCGGTATTCATTTGGGTATTTTCATCGAAGGCGAATGGGTTTCTTGTATTTCTCTTTTTATTGAGGAGAATCAACACGCGGTTTTTAGAAAATTTGCCACCCTCCCTGATTTCCAAAATAAAGGGTATGGTAGCCAATTATTACATTACAGTTTTAACTACCTCCAACAACTCGGAATTATAACTATTTCTTGTAGCGCTCGTGTTGAAAAACAAAGTTATTATCAAAAATTTGGAATGCAACCCAACGGTTATCCCTATCTCAAAAATGGGTTGCAGTATGTAACAATGGAAATGAACTTAGAATAA